A genomic window from Algoriphagus sp. Y33 includes:
- a CDS encoding DUF4097 family beta strand repeat-containing protein, whose translation MKKFFKLSSLAMAMMLISIVSFAQKVLVDSNKSYSNIKAIEVSGGWLDVTYQGGPDFDVNVEAYLESNDENQDIIFVTLGNVLKISYEQSSRSSSWGNNRNKGYIKISGPMNIDLDMKNSSGTLTVDKVVGDKTNLRVSSGKITATNISGNLAIKASSGSLIIDKVSGDVVAGVTSGNADISNVGGSVDYQSTSGSLAADRIKGELSVALTSGNAKLSNIGSLGSMKFTSGNIRATNAGLSGNTNFNGTSGNFKIQTPSNLKDYNFSLKASSGNLKVGGINTGKNLEIDNDASAWVKGSISSGNITIEN comes from the coding sequence ATGAAAAAATTCTTTAAATTATCCAGTTTGGCGATGGCCATGATGCTGATCTCCATTGTCAGCTTTGCGCAAAAAGTATTGGTAGATTCCAATAAAAGTTACTCCAACATCAAAGCAATCGAAGTAAGCGGAGGCTGGCTGGATGTGACCTATCAGGGCGGTCCCGATTTTGATGTAAACGTGGAAGCCTATTTGGAATCAAACGATGAAAACCAAGACATCATTTTCGTGACGCTGGGGAATGTACTGAAGATTTCCTACGAGCAAAGCTCCAGAAGTTCATCTTGGGGGAATAACAGGAACAAAGGCTATATCAAAATCTCGGGGCCTATGAATATTGATCTGGATATGAAAAACTCTTCAGGAACCCTCACCGTGGACAAAGTAGTGGGAGACAAAACCAACTTGAGAGTATCCTCCGGTAAAATCACTGCTACAAATATTTCCGGTAATCTTGCTATCAAAGCGAGTTCAGGGTCTCTTATTATTGATAAAGTATCAGGAGACGTAGTGGCGGGCGTCACATCGGGAAATGCTGATATAAGCAATGTAGGTGGCAGCGTGGATTACCAATCTACCAGTGGATCTTTAGCTGCAGACCGGATAAAAGGCGAGCTAAGCGTTGCGCTTACCTCTGGAAACGCAAAATTGAGCAACATCGGGTCTCTGGGATCAATGAAGTTTACTTCCGGAAACATTCGTGCTACCAATGCGGGATTAAGCGGAAACACCAACTTCAACGGAACGTCGGGCAACTTTAAAATCCAAACACCTTCCAATTTGAAGGATTATAATTTCTCCTTGAAAGCATCATCAGGCAATCTCAAAGTAGGTGGAATCAACACCGGTAAAAATCTGGAAATTGATAATGACGCATCCGCCTGGGTGAAAGGATCCATCTCGTCAGGCAACATCACTATAGAGAATTAA
- a CDS encoding outer membrane beta-barrel protein — protein sequence MKKYLLLICMMALVQMGFAKTVPAIDHKVSSDSVVVEFGKSGRIVIIVDNKEDFEKLKLMNINQIIRELDLEEDEESGATTIVEIKKKDGSSKQVVKVTEDGAETEVYIGGMRLLVDETGENTKVRFEPGLKRRSDPPFRTYFNLDLGVNNYLENGKFPTSDKPYSAKGWGSWNVGINWMAAQRISKGFYWDFGLGFQFYNFKFENRDFQAVRGDEAIDFVQRTDVDGFKSKISASYITAMTMLELDFGKMKDNGQRGLRLAAGPYAGYRLGGQSKYVYRELDGSGRRKDKQNTGLYLQNFRYGVRGELGIGRVKFFTTYDLNELFQEGKGPELNPITFGVVF from the coding sequence ATGAAAAAATACCTTCTATTAATTTGTATGATGGCACTTGTGCAAATGGGATTTGCCAAAACGGTGCCGGCTATAGACCACAAAGTATCCAGTGATAGTGTAGTGGTAGAATTCGGTAAATCCGGGAGAATCGTAATCATCGTGGATAACAAAGAAGACTTTGAAAAGCTAAAACTGATGAATATCAATCAGATTATCCGTGAGCTTGATCTGGAAGAAGACGAAGAAAGTGGGGCAACCACCATAGTAGAAATCAAGAAAAAAGACGGGAGCTCCAAGCAAGTAGTGAAGGTAACGGAGGATGGAGCAGAAACGGAAGTTTACATAGGAGGGATGCGACTTCTGGTAGATGAAACCGGCGAAAATACCAAAGTACGCTTTGAGCCGGGCTTGAAAAGGCGAAGTGATCCTCCATTCAGAACTTACTTCAATCTTGACCTTGGTGTGAATAATTACCTAGAAAACGGAAAATTCCCAACCTCCGACAAACCCTATTCGGCAAAAGGCTGGGGGAGCTGGAATGTAGGGATCAATTGGATGGCTGCACAGCGAATTTCCAAAGGCTTCTATTGGGACTTCGGTTTAGGCTTTCAGTTCTACAACTTCAAATTTGAAAATAGAGATTTCCAAGCTGTGAGAGGAGATGAAGCTATAGACTTCGTTCAAAGAACAGATGTAGATGGATTCAAAAGTAAAATTTCCGCTTCCTACATCACTGCGATGACTATGCTTGAACTGGATTTTGGAAAAATGAAGGACAATGGCCAACGAGGTCTTCGACTAGCTGCAGGACCATATGCAGGATATAGACTTGGTGGTCAGTCGAAATATGTCTATCGTGAACTAGATGGGTCAGGACGTCGCAAAGACAAGCAAAATACCGGACTTTATCTTCAAAATTTCAGATATGGTGTCCGGGGAGAACTTGGAATCGGAAGAGTCAAATTCTTCACGACCTACGACTTGAATGAATTATTCCAGGAAGGCAAAGGCCCTGAGCTTAACCCGATCACTTTTGGTGTAGTATTCTAA
- the purB gene encoding adenylosuccinate lyase gives MELNALTAVTSIDGRYAGKTAPLRDYFSEFALIKYRVHVEVEYFIALCELPLPQLKDFDQNLFENLRAIVSDFSLTDADTIKATEKITNHDVKAVEYFLKEKFDALELEAHKEFIHFGLTSQDINNTATPLMLKEGLNDVILPQLNAVIDSLSVLATNWKDIPMLAKTHGQPASPTRLGKEIEVFVVRLKKQLELLDQIPYSAKFGGATGNMNAHHVAYPSFEWNEFAFKFVGEYLGLERSYPTTQIEHYDNLAAVFDGLKRINTILLDFSKDVWQYVAMNYFKQKIKAGEIGSSAMPHKVNPIDFENAEGNLGIANALLEHLAAKLPVSRLQRDLTDSTVLRIIGVPLGHMLISFESLLKGLGKLELNEAAIHADLEENWAVVAEAIQTVLRREGFPKPYEALKDLTRTNTKITEKSIAEFISNLPVSEELKAELSVISPFNYTGI, from the coding sequence ATGGAATTAAACGCATTGACCGCTGTGACCTCTATAGATGGACGCTATGCCGGCAAAACCGCTCCGCTGAGAGACTATTTTTCTGAATTTGCCCTGATTAAGTACCGCGTTCATGTAGAAGTAGAATATTTCATTGCACTTTGCGAACTTCCGTTGCCGCAATTAAAGGACTTTGACCAAAACCTTTTTGAAAATCTTCGCGCGATTGTATCGGACTTTTCACTCACTGATGCAGATACCATCAAGGCGACCGAAAAAATCACAAACCACGATGTGAAGGCGGTGGAATATTTCCTGAAAGAGAAATTCGATGCACTGGAACTGGAAGCACACAAGGAATTTATACACTTTGGGCTGACTTCCCAGGACATTAATAATACCGCAACTCCTTTGATGCTTAAGGAGGGCCTAAATGATGTGATTTTACCCCAACTGAACGCCGTTATCGACAGCCTCTCTGTATTGGCAACTAATTGGAAAGACATCCCAATGTTGGCAAAAACCCATGGACAACCTGCCTCACCTACCCGATTGGGAAAGGAAATTGAAGTCTTTGTGGTTAGACTGAAAAAACAACTGGAGTTATTGGATCAAATCCCCTACTCTGCGAAATTTGGCGGAGCCACCGGAAATATGAATGCGCATCATGTCGCCTACCCTTCCTTTGAGTGGAATGAATTTGCTTTCAAATTTGTGGGAGAATACCTTGGTTTGGAAAGAAGCTATCCTACTACCCAGATTGAGCATTATGATAATCTTGCAGCTGTTTTTGATGGATTGAAAAGAATCAATACAATCCTGTTGGATTTTTCTAAGGATGTTTGGCAGTATGTGGCAATGAATTACTTCAAGCAGAAAATCAAAGCGGGCGAGATCGGCTCATCGGCCATGCCGCATAAAGTGAATCCGATTGATTTTGAAAATGCCGAGGGCAATCTGGGCATTGCCAATGCATTGTTGGAGCATCTGGCCGCAAAGCTTCCTGTGTCCCGGTTACAGCGTGATTTGACAGACAGCACTGTGCTTAGAATCATAGGCGTGCCGCTTGGACATATGTTGATTTCCTTCGAATCTTTGCTGAAGGGTCTTGGTAAACTTGAACTTAATGAGGCTGCTATTCATGCGGATTTGGAAGAAAACTGGGCGGTGGTAGCAGAAGCAATCCAAACTGTCTTGAGAAGGGAGGGCTTCCCAAAACCGTATGAAGCACTCAAAGATCTCACTAGAACCAATACAAAAATCACTGAAAAATCAATTGCTGAGTTCATCTCAAATCTCCCTGTTTCTGAAGAGTTGAAAGCTGAGTTGAGTGTGATTTCTCCTTTCAACTATACGGGGATCTAA
- a CDS encoding ferredoxin--NADP reductase has protein sequence MFNLFKKKKEVKALQFLPLKVREVVRETEDTVTLYFEQPEPFLDYKPGQFLTLVMDFEGKEERRSYSLCTSPYVDPFPGISVKRVPKGKFSNFLNERVFPGKTINVLKPLGNFTTDFHSKNKKHFFLVAAGSGITPIMGILKSVLANEPNSKISLLYCSRNEEQIIFKKELESLVEKHADKLEVIHNLSQPSGEWNGLKGRLTKESILDFIKKAEADPDFDKEYFACGPEGIMDNVVAVLEQLGVSTEKVHRESFYSAAADKAHDDAAHGITGGLLTRDVKVILEGEEYDVTVSPDKTILEAGLSQDLNMPYSCQSGLCTACRGRLLSGKVKMDEDAGLSPNEIEAGYVLCCVGHPLTDDVKITIE, from the coding sequence ATGTTCAATTTATTTAAGAAAAAGAAGGAGGTAAAGGCTCTGCAGTTTTTACCGTTGAAAGTGAGGGAGGTAGTGAGGGAGACAGAAGATACAGTCACCTTGTATTTTGAGCAGCCAGAACCGTTTCTAGATTATAAGCCGGGTCAGTTTCTTACGCTGGTGATGGATTTCGAAGGGAAAGAGGAGCGCCGGTCTTATAGTCTTTGTACTTCTCCTTATGTAGATCCATTTCCTGGAATTTCTGTAAAGCGTGTTCCAAAAGGAAAGTTTTCCAATTTCCTCAATGAGCGTGTTTTTCCGGGGAAGACTATTAATGTGCTGAAGCCTTTGGGTAATTTTACCACTGATTTTCACTCCAAAAACAAAAAGCATTTCTTCTTGGTAGCCGCCGGTAGCGGAATCACGCCGATCATGGGTATTCTGAAGTCAGTGCTGGCGAACGAACCTAATTCCAAAATTTCCCTACTTTACTGTAGTCGGAATGAAGAGCAAATCATCTTCAAAAAGGAATTGGAATCGTTAGTGGAGAAGCATGCCGATAAGCTGGAAGTGATTCATAATTTGAGTCAGCCAAGTGGAGAATGGAATGGGCTTAAAGGAAGATTGACTAAGGAAAGTATTTTGGATTTTATTAAAAAAGCCGAAGCAGATCCTGATTTTGACAAGGAATATTTTGCCTGTGGTCCAGAGGGAATTATGGATAATGTGGTGGCAGTTTTGGAACAATTGGGCGTTTCCACCGAAAAAGTACATCGGGAAAGTTTTTACTCCGCTGCTGCTGATAAGGCACATGACGATGCTGCTCATGGGATTACAGGAGGGCTATTGACACGGGATGTGAAAGTGATTTTGGAAGGGGAGGAATATGATGTCACGGTATCTCCGGACAAAACTATCCTTGAAGCCGGGCTTTCTCAGGATCTGAATATGCCTTACAGTTGCCAAAGCGGTCTTTGCACCGCTTGTAGAGGCCGTTTATTGAGCGGGAAAGTCAAAATGGATGAAGATGCCGGCTTGAGTCCAAATGAAATTGAAGCAGGTTATGTGCTGTGCTGTGTGGGACACCCTCTCACGGATGATGTAAAGATCACAATTGAATAA